A region of Allocoleopsis franciscana PCC 7113 DNA encodes the following proteins:
- a CDS encoding CHASE2 domain-containing protein — MWLKLRQRIWKWRGVLITAPTVAGVIIAASSTGLFQLLEWVTHDQLVRLRPKEAIDPRIVIVTIDESDLNKIGVGQLPDTVLARLIEKLKAQKPIAIGLDLYRNLPVEPGHQALVKVFKSTPNLIGVGKLVGETVPPPPTLSQLGQIAIADLVLDADGKVRRGLLTVTEQGKTQESLGTKLALMYLESKGVKLQVVDAKKRHYQLGQAIFKPFTGNEASYIRANSGGYQILLNYRGTQDNFRTISMTDILEDRIPQDWVRDSSAGAFAGKVVLIGAAGQSSNDFFLTPYSSRFFTFLPSSKRSPKRMPGVVIHANLTSQILSAALDGRPLIKSWTEPIEWLWILGWSFTGATVRWLLLQRSRFKNNAYHRWIILGIAILSPTGLLLTVTYVSFFGGWWIPVISPFLALVGSTIAIAGYHRVELQREKTDLELILETTTEHYDTLTTELQNQAEEAARESERRLAQFLEGVSVGVAVIDANGNPYFANQKAQELLGKGVVANTSIEQLAEVYQYFIAGTNQVYPVEKLPIVRALKGERTTADDIEIHRGDKSIPIEAWGTPIYDESGNVAYAVVAFQDITERKRAEEARRQAEEKYRSIFENALEGIFQMTPDGRYLSANPALAQLFGYDSPEELISTLTEIEHQLYVEPHRCSEFIILMQQKGAVSGFEFQAYRKDGSMIWVRQNARTVHHANGLLLYYQGFVEDITERKRSEAERVKFTNQLYQLNQANERFVPRQFLQLLNKESIIDVQLGDQVQLHMSVLFADIRNFTTLSEKMTPEENFRFINSYLSQMEPAIIENNGFIDKYIGDAIMALFSGSADDAVRAGIDMLHRLTEYNTTRTSPERLPIQIGIGINTGSLMLGTVGGPNRMDSTVISDAVNLASRMEGLTKEYGVSMLISHHTFTHLHHPVMYAFRVIDRVQVKGKSERVSVFEIFEADPPKLRESKLLTKATFEKGLFLYTRHALREATQLFEACLELAPEDKVAQIYLKRCQHRAIASLAD; from the coding sequence ATGTGGCTGAAGCTCAGGCAGCGAATTTGGAAATGGCGTGGGGTACTGATTACCGCCCCTACTGTAGCGGGAGTAATCATTGCTGCCAGCTCGACAGGACTATTTCAGCTTTTAGAATGGGTGACTCACGATCAGTTGGTGCGTCTGCGTCCCAAGGAAGCAATTGACCCTCGCATTGTCATTGTCACCATTGATGAGTCAGATCTGAATAAAATTGGCGTCGGGCAACTACCGGATACTGTTCTAGCTCGATTAATCGAGAAATTAAAAGCACAAAAGCCGATCGCTATTGGTCTAGATCTGTATCGAAATTTACCCGTGGAACCGGGTCATCAAGCGTTGGTTAAAGTGTTTAAGTCTACTCCCAACCTAATTGGCGTTGGGAAACTCGTTGGGGAAACAGTTCCTCCTCCGCCCACTTTAAGCCAGCTTGGTCAAATTGCAATTGCAGATTTAGTGTTAGATGCCGATGGCAAGGTGCGTCGCGGCTTATTAACCGTTACAGAACAGGGTAAAACCCAAGAAAGCTTAGGAACCAAGCTGGCTTTAATGTATCTGGAAAGCAAAGGTGTGAAACTCCAGGTGGTTGATGCCAAAAAACGGCATTATCAGTTAGGGCAAGCGATATTCAAGCCTTTTACAGGCAATGAGGCAAGTTATATTCGTGCCAATTCCGGTGGCTACCAAATTTTGTTGAACTATCGCGGTACCCAAGACAACTTCCGCACGATCTCGATGACAGATATTCTAGAAGACCGGATACCGCAAGACTGGGTGCGCGATTCCTCGGCGGGTGCTTTTGCCGGAAAGGTTGTGCTGATTGGGGCCGCAGGACAAAGTTCCAACGACTTTTTTTTGACTCCCTACAGTAGCCGATTCTTCACCTTCTTGCCCAGCTCAAAACGCAGCCCGAAACGAATGCCTGGTGTCGTGATTCATGCCAACTTAACCAGCCAGATTTTGAGTGCGGCTTTAGATGGGCGACCGTTAATTAAGAGTTGGACAGAACCCATCGAGTGGTTGTGGATTTTAGGCTGGTCGTTCACCGGGGCTACCGTCCGTTGGCTGCTACTTCAGAGAAGCCGATTTAAAAATAATGCCTATCATCGATGGATTATCCTGGGCATTGCCATTCTATCGCCCACCGGTCTTCTGTTGACAGTTACCTACGTCAGTTTTTTCGGCGGCTGGTGGATACCTGTGATCTCTCCATTTCTGGCTTTGGTCGGGTCTACCATTGCGATCGCAGGTTACCATCGCGTGGAATTGCAGCGGGAAAAGACTGACCTGGAACTGATATTGGAGACGACGACCGAGCACTACGATACCCTAACCACCGAGTTGCAAAATCAGGCAGAGGAAGCCGCCAGAGAAAGTGAGAGAAGGTTAGCTCAATTCCTAGAAGGTGTGTCGGTTGGAGTAGCCGTAATTGATGCGAATGGCAACCCTTATTTTGCCAATCAGAAAGCACAAGAATTACTCGGAAAAGGTGTTGTTGCGAATACAAGCATTGAGCAATTAGCAGAGGTTTATCAATACTTTATCGCGGGTACAAATCAAGTTTATCCAGTAGAGAAATTGCCCATTGTACGGGCGTTGAAAGGCGAACGAACCACTGCGGATGATATCGAAATCCATCGAGGAGATAAAAGTATTCCCATCGAAGCTTGGGGAACTCCAATTTATGATGAATCTGGCAATGTGGCTTATGCCGTCGTCGCCTTTCAGGACATCACAGAACGCAAACGAGCAGAAGAAGCCCGAAGACAGGCAGAAGAAAAGTACCGAAGTATCTTTGAAAATGCCCTTGAAGGTATCTTTCAAATGACACCGGATGGACGTTATCTCAGTGCGAATCCTGCCCTCGCCCAGCTTTTTGGCTACGACTCCCCGGAAGAGTTGATATCAACTCTCACTGAGATTGAGCATCAACTTTATGTTGAGCCGCATCGTTGTAGCGAATTCATCATCTTAATGCAACAAAAGGGTGCTGTATCTGGGTTCGAGTTTCAAGCCTATCGCAAAGATGGCAGCATGATCTGGGTGAGACAGAATGCTCGTACTGTACACCATGCCAATGGCTTATTGCTCTACTATCAGGGATTTGTTGAAGACATTACCGAACGTAAACGATCAGAAGCGGAGCGAGTTAAGTTTACCAATCAGCTCTATCAACTCAACCAAGCGAATGAACGTTTTGTGCCGCGTCAATTTCTCCAGTTGTTGAACAAAGAAAGCATTATTGATGTCCAATTAGGTGACCAAGTACAGCTCCACATGTCAGTTTTGTTTGCCGATATTCGGAACTTTACAACTTTGTCGGAAAAGATGACTCCGGAAGAAAATTTTCGATTTATCAATTCTTACTTGAGTCAAATGGAGCCAGCCATTATTGAAAATAACGGCTTTATTGATAAATATATTGGGGATGCGATTATGGCGCTGTTTAGCGGCAGTGCTGATGATGCGGTTAGAGCTGGAATTGACATGTTACATCGCCTGACAGAATATAATACAACCCGAACTAGTCCAGAACGTCTACCGATCCAAATCGGCATTGGCATCAACACGGGTTCTTTGATGCTGGGAACTGTCGGCGGCCCTAACCGCATGGATAGCACTGTGATTAGTGATGCGGTTAATTTAGCTTCTCGTATGGAAGGGCTGACGAAAGAGTATGGCGTGTCGATGCTGATTTCTCACCACACGTTTACTCATTTGCACCACCCTGTGATGTATGCTTTCCGCGTGATTGATCGGGTTCAGGTGAAAGGCAAATCAGAAAGGGTATCCGTATTTGAAATCTTTGAGGCTGATCCACCCAAACTCCGCGAGAGTAAGCTACTGACAAAAGCGACTTTTGAAAAGGGCTTATTTCTTTATACGAGACATGCGTTGAGGGAGGCGACACAACTGTTTGAAGCTTGTTTGGAACTTGCCCCTGAGGATAAAGTTGCTCAAATCTATCTGAAGCGCTGTCAGCATAGGGCGATCGCATCTCTCGCCGATTAA
- a CDS encoding DUF928 domain-containing protein, whose protein sequence is MAWQNERLSIKLFSVSLSLNMMLSAGLAIQVRAQSASTIPGQTIVSVTFEPLRDGKPDDSAGGASRNGGICSQDSQVLGPSVTPLRPATYSELTISEHPTFFVYVPQTSAGKALFVLKDDNEDYYYQKIIPMSQTAGIVSFKLPDDAPKIEVGKTYQWSFVMICGEAIRPDNPTVEGRIQRIAPNPAMSRQLKTLSPVERAALYGKNGIWYDTLTSLADQRRSQPNDSTLAATWEKLLKSVGLEAIATKPLLQ, encoded by the coding sequence ATGGCTTGGCAAAATGAACGTCTATCTATAAAACTTTTTTCAGTCAGTTTATCTCTGAACATGATGTTGAGCGCTGGCTTAGCCATACAAGTACGGGCACAGTCCGCTTCAACAATACCTGGGCAAACCATTGTCAGTGTCACGTTTGAGCCTCTGAGGGACGGGAAACCAGATGATTCAGCAGGCGGGGCATCGCGTAATGGTGGGATATGTTCTCAAGATTCGCAAGTCTTAGGTCCGTCTGTTACTCCATTGAGACCGGCGACTTACTCAGAATTGACCATATCCGAGCATCCAACATTCTTTGTTTATGTGCCTCAAACGTCCGCCGGAAAGGCGCTGTTTGTGCTGAAAGATGACAATGAGGATTATTACTATCAAAAAATAATTCCCATGAGTCAAACAGCGGGTATTGTGAGCTTCAAACTTCCAGATGATGCCCCAAAAATTGAGGTGGGTAAGACGTATCAGTGGTCTTTTGTGATGATTTGTGGAGAGGCAATCCGACCGGATAATCCGACTGTAGAAGGTCGAATCCAGCGAATTGCACCGAACCCAGCTATGAGTCGTCAGCTCAAGACTTTGTCCCCAGTGGAACGTGCTGCCTTGTACGGAAAGAATGGAATTTGGTACGATACGCTGACCAGTCTCGCAGACCAGAGGCGATCGCAACCCAACGATTCAACCTTAGCCGCTACCTGGGAAAAGTTGTTAAAATCAGTGGGTCTGGAGGCGATCGCAACAAAGCCACTGTTACAATAG
- a CDS encoding CHAT domain-containing protein has protein sequence MKRLRQFSPIHKSGSIVRRYISHFILGLLTLFLITAVVPVAAQRSPITSIEQHTTHASTQLAQGITLYEAGQIADAAAVWQQAAQDYEVKGDRLNQALSLNYLSLAYQDLGQWQKAQSSISQSLELIPPNNPFTLAQVLNTQGSLQLALGKAEAALNTWKQAEQAYRAAGDEVGMIGTQINQSQALQTLGLYRRAKTNLEQINQKLQTQPDSLLKASGLRSLGVALQVVGDLQQSQEVLEQSLAIQERLDSAGDTSATLFSLGNTRRALQDYPKATELYQKAAEKATNPLSQLEAQLNQLSLLVQTEQWQAAQALLPTIQANLTQLPPSRAAVYAQVNLAESLIKLSALTGKVERDPKALPSSTVLPDMAQLLAKAVQQARMLKDSRAESYALGELAHLYEYTQNFPEAQKLTQDALSLAQAINASDITYRWQWQLGRIHKHQGALQGGLTQPHTVQALAAYTEAVKALQSLRSDLVAINPDVQFSFRESVEPIYRELVELLLQSVPEQNPVSRQENLKQARQVIESLQLAELDNFFREACLDIKPEQIDRVDPTAAVIYPIILPDRFAVILSLPGQPLSYYQTQLRQSEVEGILEQFLQSLNRSFSSKLRLRFSQQVYDWLIRPAEARLAESGVKTLVFVLDGSLRNVPMAALHDGKQYLVEKYSIALSQGLQLLESRSLARNRLTALTGGLTEARQGFAALPGVKSELKQISAEVRSEVLLNQEFTQKSLEKKISALPFPVIHLATHAQFSSKAEDTFLLTWDGRIQVKDFDQLLQSRQQQNQNPIELLVLSACQTAAGDKRATLGLAGLAVRSGARSTLATLWSVSDESTAEFMAEFYRELFQTQVSKAEAVRQSQLMLLRNAKYDHPYYWAPFVLVGNWL, from the coding sequence ATGAAAAGACTGCGCCAATTTTCTCCAATACACAAGAGTGGGTCTATTGTGAGACGCTATATTTCACACTTTATCCTGGGACTGCTAACCCTGTTCCTAATTACAGCCGTTGTGCCTGTCGCTGCCCAGCGTTCTCCCATTACCTCCATCGAACAGCACACAACTCATGCTTCAACCCAACTCGCACAAGGCATAACTCTGTATGAGGCAGGGCAAATTGCAGATGCGGCTGCGGTTTGGCAACAGGCGGCTCAGGATTACGAAGTAAAAGGCGATCGCCTCAACCAAGCCCTCAGCCTGAACTATCTCTCGCTAGCTTATCAAGACTTAGGACAATGGCAAAAGGCACAGTCATCAATTTCCCAAAGCCTAGAGCTCATTCCCCCTAACAACCCCTTCACTCTTGCCCAAGTCCTCAATACCCAAGGCAGTCTTCAACTCGCCTTAGGAAAAGCCGAAGCCGCTCTCAATACCTGGAAACAAGCGGAACAGGCTTACAGAGCGGCTGGGGATGAAGTCGGAATGATTGGCACTCAAATTAACCAATCCCAAGCTCTGCAAACGTTAGGACTGTACCGACGGGCAAAAACGAACTTAGAGCAGATCAATCAAAAGCTACAAACTCAACCCGATTCCCTGCTGAAAGCCTCAGGACTGCGAAGTTTAGGGGTTGCCCTGCAAGTGGTGGGAGACTTACAACAATCCCAGGAAGTCTTAGAACAGAGTTTAGCGATTCAAGAGCGCCTGGATTCTGCCGGGGATACAAGCGCGACTCTGTTCAGTTTAGGGAATACGCGTCGAGCGTTACAAGATTATCCAAAAGCTACTGAACTCTATCAAAAAGCGGCTGAAAAAGCCACAAACCCACTCAGTCAACTAGAAGCGCAACTCAACCAACTGAGCCTGCTCGTCCAAACCGAACAGTGGCAAGCGGCGCAAGCTTTATTACCCACCATTCAGGCGAACCTCACCCAACTACCCCCTAGTCGTGCGGCTGTCTACGCTCAGGTGAATCTGGCTGAAAGCTTGATCAAATTGTCTGCGCTCACAGGTAAGGTTGAACGTGATCCAAAGGCTCTGCCATCTTCAACCGTTTTACCGGATATGGCTCAACTTTTAGCCAAAGCCGTCCAACAGGCAAGAATGCTGAAAGACTCCAGAGCTGAATCCTACGCCCTTGGGGAGTTGGCACATCTCTATGAATACACACAGAACTTTCCAGAAGCACAAAAACTGACTCAAGACGCTCTCAGTCTAGCTCAGGCGATTAATGCGTCGGATATTACCTATCGTTGGCAGTGGCAACTCGGTCGAATTCATAAACATCAAGGAGCACTTCAGGGCGGGTTAACCCAGCCGCACACCGTTCAAGCGCTTGCTGCGTACACCGAAGCCGTCAAGGCTTTACAATCCCTTCGCAGCGATTTGGTGGCGATTAATCCTGATGTGCAGTTTTCGTTCCGGGAGAGTGTGGAACCCATCTATCGTGAACTTGTGGAATTGCTCCTGCAATCTGTGCCTGAGCAAAATCCAGTTTCCAGGCAAGAAAACCTCAAACAAGCTCGCCAAGTGATTGAATCACTCCAGCTCGCTGAATTAGACAATTTCTTTCGGGAAGCCTGCTTGGATATTAAACCAGAGCAGATTGACCGGGTCGATCCCACGGCTGCCGTGATCTATCCGATTATTTTGCCAGATCGCTTTGCGGTTATCCTCTCGCTACCAGGGCAACCCTTGAGCTACTACCAAACTCAGTTACGCCAAAGTGAAGTCGAAGGCATTCTAGAGCAATTCTTACAATCTTTGAACCGATCCTTCTCTAGCAAACTGCGTTTGCGCTTTTCACAACAAGTTTATGACTGGCTAATTCGACCGGCTGAGGCTCGGTTAGCGGAAAGTGGCGTCAAAACTTTAGTCTTTGTCCTGGATGGTTCTCTGCGGAATGTACCCATGGCAGCCCTCCACGATGGAAAACAGTATCTCGTGGAGAAATATAGCATTGCCCTTAGCCAAGGGTTGCAGTTGTTGGAGTCGCGATCGCTTGCTCGCAATCGCCTCACCGCCTTAACCGGCGGACTGACTGAGGCTCGTCAAGGCTTTGCCGCCTTGCCAGGAGTCAAGTCTGAACTTAAGCAAATTTCTGCTGAGGTTCGTTCTGAGGTGCTGCTTAATCAGGAATTTACTCAGAAAAGTCTGGAAAAGAAAATTAGTGCACTACCGTTTCCCGTAATCCATCTTGCTACCCATGCTCAGTTTAGTTCTAAGGCCGAGGATACTTTTCTCCTCACTTGGGATGGTCGAATTCAGGTTAAGGATTTCGATCAATTATTGCAATCTAGACAGCAACAAAACCAGAACCCCATTGAATTACTGGTTCTGAGTGCTTGCCAAACGGCAGCAGGTGACAAGCGGGCAACCTTGGGATTAGCCGGATTAGCTGTGAGGTCTGGAGCACGTAGTACCTTAGCCACTCTATGGTCAGTCTCTGACGAATCCACCGCCGAATTCATGGCTGAATTTTATCGAGAGCTATTTCAAACTCAGGTGAGCAAAGCGGAGGCGGTTCGCCAGTCTCAGCTCATGTTGTTAAGAAATGCTAAATACGACCATCCTTATTACTGGGCACCTTTTGTTCTGGTTGGTAATTGGCTTTGA
- a CDS encoding S8 family serine peptidase has protein sequence MSRQNQPEFPSKVYAEAVVRSATGASLLRSSSLVTSENVVQFQAEPNLVTLAKKRLEAAGFEILDVGKALISIAAEREVYERSFQTRLEAIERPVIKEMGEPSTATFINSVDDKPFGEIDTSDTRWDEVLDGIALSEPVYYTRPISSTTEPPERTAKYLNVPDDVAQGLNAIRVHQNGITGKGVRVVMIDSGWYPHPFFREHNYKVNVVLAPGSTAPDRDDSGHGTGESANVFAIAPEAELTMIKFDMELEGKLKNVTSVAALKRAIEQRPDIISCSWGSDQRSRQLSPQDKMLAAVVARAVREGIVVIFAAGNGSWGFPAQHPDAIAVGGVYKHLEGSLKGRLEASNYASSFISPVYPGRRVPDLCGLVGQLPDGAYIMLPIPPDGWRDRVLSVVGDGDGTSPSDGWAAFSGTSAAAPQIAGICALMKQVDPSLSPARVKQILQQTARDVVEGFSNPDTGGHRAREGLDLATGYGLADAYEAVRAVKAFTNENCCDDCASSERTEQNLSDIYLTSKVRKPMSSEFPKLQKKLDELRWKFEKELQATIDEHGLEDVELIISEDNFIPRSPITKIAFSLRERLDSCFHTKEEYEKLKEEYENLTKAQRSSLSKEERVKFKIGIGEIKIWEITEEHISSAQALIKIGRHQELAIRVLTEALLLTGEGGKDIRKMASEALSECGSEIAMFDASSRDETSSLDKIELTCGKCKNGKRCCTNGKCYSC, from the coding sequence ATGAGTAGGCAGAATCAGCCAGAGTTCCCCTCTAAGGTTTACGCTGAGGCTGTTGTGCGTTCAGCAACTGGGGCATCGTTGTTGCGCTCTTCAAGTCTCGTCACTAGCGAGAACGTGGTTCAATTTCAGGCAGAACCGAACCTAGTTACATTAGCCAAAAAACGCTTAGAGGCAGCAGGATTTGAAATTTTAGATGTAGGAAAAGCATTGATCAGCATTGCTGCCGAGCGAGAGGTTTATGAGCGATCGTTTCAGACAAGATTGGAGGCAATTGAACGCCCTGTAATCAAAGAAATGGGTGAGCCAAGCACGGCAACATTTATCAATTCAGTTGATGACAAACCCTTTGGGGAGATTGATACCTCTGATACCCGATGGGATGAGGTATTAGATGGAATTGCGCTCAGCGAACCTGTTTACTATACTCGACCGATTAGTTCTACAACAGAACCACCAGAAAGAACAGCGAAATATCTGAATGTGCCCGATGATGTGGCTCAAGGATTGAATGCAATTCGGGTTCACCAAAATGGCATCACAGGCAAGGGTGTTCGGGTTGTCATGATTGACTCTGGGTGGTATCCCCATCCATTTTTTAGAGAACATAACTATAAGGTAAATGTTGTTCTTGCCCCCGGTTCAACCGCTCCTGATCGAGATGATAGCGGTCATGGTACAGGGGAATCTGCTAATGTTTTTGCCATCGCTCCTGAAGCTGAGCTAACCATGATCAAGTTTGACATGGAACTTGAAGGTAAGCTCAAAAACGTTACATCCGTTGCGGCCTTGAAGCGAGCGATTGAACAGCGACCTGATATTATTTCTTGCAGTTGGGGATCGGATCAGAGAAGCCGTCAACTGTCTCCTCAAGACAAAATGTTAGCGGCTGTTGTTGCTCGTGCAGTTCGTGAGGGGATTGTCGTTATTTTTGCAGCTGGGAATGGAAGCTGGGGTTTTCCAGCCCAACATCCAGATGCGATCGCAGTTGGGGGAGTTTACAAACATTTAGAGGGATCGTTAAAAGGTCGTTTGGAAGCCAGCAATTACGCCAGCAGCTTTATCAGCCCCGTTTATCCGGGACGACGAGTTCCAGATTTGTGTGGTTTGGTTGGGCAGCTTCCGGATGGGGCTTATATTATGTTGCCGATTCCTCCTGATGGTTGGCGCGATCGGGTGCTATCTGTTGTGGGTGATGGTGATGGCACGTCTCCTTCTGATGGATGGGCCGCATTTAGTGGTACTTCAGCAGCCGCACCTCAGATAGCGGGTATTTGTGCTTTGATGAAACAGGTTGATCCGAGCTTGTCTCCTGCGAGGGTAAAGCAAATTTTGCAGCAAACGGCTCGTGATGTGGTTGAAGGGTTTAGCAATCCAGATACAGGGGGTCATCGAGCAAGGGAAGGGCTGGATTTGGCAACGGGTTATGGGTTAGCGGATGCTTATGAAGCGGTAAGGGCGGTGAAAGCATTCACTAACGAAAATTGTTGTGATGATTGTGCATCTTCAGAACGAACAGAGCAAAATCTTTCAGACATTTATCTAACATCAAAAGTGAGGAAACCTATGTCTTCTGAATTCCCTAAGTTACAAAAAAAACTCGATGAACTACGTTGGAAATTTGAAAAGGAATTACAAGCAACAATTGATGAGCATGGACTAGAGGATGTTGAACTAATAATCAGTGAGGATAACTTCATTCCTCGTTCACCGATTACAAAAATTGCTTTCTCTTTGCGAGAGAGATTAGATAGCTGTTTTCACACAAAAGAAGAATATGAGAAGTTAAAAGAAGAATATGAAAATTTAACCAAAGCACAACGTAGTAGTTTAAGCAAAGAAGAACGTGTTAAGTTTAAAATAGGAATAGGTGAAATTAAGATATGGGAAATTACAGAAGAACATATATCTTCGGCTCAAGCACTGATTAAAATTGGTAGGCATCAAGAATTAGCAATTAGGGTTTTAACAGAAGCGTTATTGTTAACTGGTGAAGGGGGAAAAGATATCAGAAAAATGGCATCTGAGGCTTTATCAGAGTGCGGTTCTGAGATTGCTATGTTTGATGCTAGTAGCAGGGATGAGACTTCATCACTTGACAAGATAGAATTGACATGTGGTAAGTGTAAGAATGGAAAGAGATGCTGTACTAATGGTAAGTGCTACAGTTGCTAA
- a CDS encoding nSTAND1 domain-containing NTPase, which yields MPTPPDSESAFPPAPINRISQEIDETQGQIIAQMMGGLAIGHLTVYLSHAQTEAKSPQPDTTNLRDNPYRGLLAFREIDGDRFFGRETQIEQLWEKFCHLHEHQSTVRVLPIYGPSGSGKSSLARAGLIPALGKKPLPGRDHARLAVLVPGTHPLEALATVLARIVKNDSTPVEKAQEFERVLATKSDAGNYEGLRRIADVLPDIEFSPLIILVDQFEEVYTYAFSLEKTEREAFIAERDAFIENLLCAAAEPTKRVSVILTLRSDFLGDTQQHPRLNKLFSTQGFLVPIMQPEELEIAIAKPAEQAGNKLDKAIVKLLVEQTQGREGALPLLQFALTRIWEGLQNGVDPATTLHNIGGVGGALAGEAQHLYQSLSADDQAIARCIFLALVQLNEDSGDTRRRAAVSELIASDGDEIRVRSIINLFAEPRVRFLVRFSDKQYGEMIEMIEVAHEALIRNWKQLRDWLKECREALRKKRKIEDAAEEWKHHKKSKDYLLQGRSLRDAREFMQAHNSEISLSGLAKEFVKASRRKQLHGFLKIAIIPFMGTLIPIHFFLLILAQTTIYREDAKCQQNLEMSILVWYLVLTGQKDHLEEANFCNDNLSGLNLSGATLFRSNFRLSQLENTNFQKAFLVKANFQGANLRDADFSEASLQEADFKESILYGTDIRTAQKITDNQLESSLLCKTKIPAQSRLNPDRDCKKLGL from the coding sequence ATGCCAACTCCTCCTGATTCTGAATCAGCTTTCCCTCCTGCACCCATTAACCGGATTAGCCAAGAGATAGACGAAACTCAGGGACAGATCATCGCCCAGATGATGGGTGGTTTAGCAATTGGTCACCTCACAGTTTACCTATCCCATGCTCAAACTGAAGCCAAATCGCCTCAACCTGATACTACAAACTTAAGGGATAATCCCTATCGAGGGTTGCTGGCATTTCGAGAAATCGATGGCGATCGCTTTTTTGGGCGCGAAACGCAAATCGAGCAACTGTGGGAGAAGTTCTGCCATCTTCATGAACACCAATCGACAGTCCGGGTACTGCCGATTTATGGGCCATCGGGTTCAGGAAAATCATCTCTGGCACGAGCAGGACTTATTCCAGCTTTGGGGAAAAAACCCTTGCCAGGTCGAGATCACGCTCGATTGGCGGTACTTGTACCCGGAACCCATCCTCTGGAAGCTTTAGCAACAGTGTTGGCGCGGATTGTCAAAAACGACTCAACACCAGTAGAAAAAGCACAGGAATTTGAACGAGTTCTCGCAACAAAGAGTGATGCAGGTAACTATGAGGGATTAAGGCGCATTGCCGATGTATTACCTGATATCGAGTTCTCTCCCTTGATTATTTTGGTGGATCAATTTGAAGAGGTTTATACCTATGCGTTTTCGTTAGAGAAGACTGAACGAGAGGCATTTATTGCTGAACGGGATGCGTTTATTGAGAATTTGCTTTGTGCGGCAGCAGAACCAACCAAACGGGTATCTGTTATTCTCACGCTACGAAGTGACTTTTTAGGGGACACTCAGCAACACCCACGCTTAAACAAACTCTTTTCAACTCAGGGGTTTCTGGTGCCGATTATGCAACCAGAGGAGCTAGAGATTGCCATTGCTAAACCCGCAGAACAGGCAGGAAATAAGTTAGATAAAGCGATCGTTAAGCTCTTGGTTGAGCAAACTCAGGGAAGAGAAGGTGCACTCCCTCTACTACAGTTTGCCCTAACCCGGATTTGGGAAGGCTTGCAAAACGGGGTCGATCCGGCAACAACCTTGCACAACATTGGTGGTGTAGGAGGTGCACTAGCGGGTGAAGCTCAACATCTGTATCAATCCTTGAGTGCTGATGATCAAGCGATCGCTCGTTGCATCTTTTTGGCACTGGTGCAATTGAATGAAGATAGCGGAGATACCCGTCGCCGTGCGGCGGTATCAGAACTAATCGCCAGCGACGGCGATGAAATCCGTGTCCGGTCAATTATCAATCTTTTTGCGGAACCTAGAGTTCGTTTCTTAGTTCGCTTCTCCGATAAACAATATGGCGAAATGATCGAAATGATCGAAGTCGCCCACGAAGCCCTGATCCGCAATTGGAAACAATTGAGAGATTGGCTCAAGGAATGTCGAGAAGCCCTGCGGAAAAAACGCAAAATTGAAGATGCCGCCGAAGAATGGAAGCACCATAAAAAATCTAAAGATTATCTGCTTCAGGGGCGATCGCTCCGTGATGCTAGGGAGTTTATGCAAGCTCACAACTCTGAAATTTCACTATCTGGATTAGCAAAAGAGTTTGTGAAAGCTAGTCGTAGAAAACAGCTACACGGATTTTTGAAAATTGCCATCATACCGTTTATGGGAACGCTCATTCCTATTCATTTTTTTCTTTTGATCTTAGCCCAGACAACTATCTATAGAGAGGATGCAAAATGTCAACAAAATCTTGAGATGTCTATATTGGTTTGGTACTTAGTTTTAACAGGACAGAAAGACCACCTAGAAGAGGCTAATTTTTGTAATGATAACTTGAGTGGGTTGAACCTAAGTGGCGCAACTTTATTTAGATCTAACTTTAGGTTATCTCAACTTGAAAATACTAATTTCCAAAAAGCTTTTCTTGTAAAAGCTAATTTTCAGGGAGCAAATTTGCGAGATGCTGATTTTAGTGAAGCCTCTCTGCAAGAAGCAGATTTTAAGGAGAGTATTTTGTACGGAACAGATATTAGAACAGCACAAAAAATCACTGATAATCAACTTGAGAGCTCGCTACTTTGTAAGACAAAAATTCCCGCTCAATCCAGGCTTAATCCCGATCGGGATTGTAAAAAATTAGGACTTTAG